Proteins from a genomic interval of Daphnia pulex isolate KAP4 chromosome 4, ASM2113471v1:
- the LOC124193217 gene encoding CLIP-associating protein 1-like isoform X1, with amino-acid sequence MSNLDLFLPLLGTTDVRKKILIGDDIIAYLSSPDNPPKCEDIGLFIDGLVSWINNSNFKVCQNGLEILSLLVNRLKEDFRPYIQTILHAVIDRLGDAKDSVREKAEDFILKLMEWSIQPQILWERLLSAFVHRNNKVREEIHKILIVTLNSYGSSSLSLNKLVPSIVKCLSDPTPAVRDTAFQTLVEIYRHVGEKVRADLEKRGNVPPAKLHVLFARFDEVRDAGDLLPTAVLSVDCMAKTTEDEPDRSLLLTGSKRATSAPAVRKLVVPSSITKTVTSSIANTAPMTGGGMDEETFIRAFEDVPKIQIYSAKEMEEHLINMRSIIQDPNNDWAKRAETLKKIRSLLIAGAANYDELWQHIRLLETAFQTSVKDLRSQVVREACVSIAFMSQQLQNRLDHFAEALLNPLIILIPNSAKIMATAGTVCIRFIIAHTHSARLIPILTNHMTSKSKDIRRAMCEFLDQLLHTWPTHILEKHVALIQSAVSNGIKDADPDARAFSRKAYGGFASHFPAQADALLHSLDLSYQKLLYGESSLSNSSSSHSLQSAGVSRPSSNANSGPASLPVHPRLKVGSSENLTRLPGIPPRKIAMPSYGARPGGGINGAVTSGIRSNSAIDLQAANRAVRNIRGGYVAPLPPTKKDSNSSDPRAVTSPDHRSSRTRSRTSGSSQSQPGSRSGSPSSRYSYKTYDPSGTPVRHVDSSTLGRPRRLSSSGMVANATPPRGPRSSNTSREPSPNRGGNHSVLSKPARVRSQSGCSEKGTPSRPVLAQKILQQSREAESALSDALTRPRVGGYDDHSDESETSSVCSERSMDSVNRRSDRHFRENWLESPHKDIYDIITACSSTHWSERKEGLMGLQAFLRSGNLIPTHELRKLIEILGKMFTDAHTKVFSLFLDALTILIEIHKDDMHENLYFLMSRLLNKLGADLLGSVQAKTLKTLDLVRYCFPYSLQMALLLRFMMDNTQTPNSRVKVALLNYLTALVRDMQPSDLTAVTSQMGSPGLMMGMAGVGASVSPQLVEASIAKVVAWTSDVRSAEVRKASQDAIYALFSLHPAEVTRILNTLPKVCQDSAGQIIQSQLNRTMDNVSLNRASDSPTSVVAGSSPLRSPVTPQSQFQMPILSSQQPSTPTYFSKISSSRSLENDENEHYNPEEVYKSIRKTTAEIQNYSFEKSSLERDSTSQDSGISQLSHLSFEKNKGEIKSLPLEEKRQKTLPNSVGTDVFMSPMEQADRATMQRILALFGKEDSESRKDAMRMLTQLMHQGAGNLIEDNFRPVFKHLVSCREDPDSFVRRQVFNLWATMLSTPRLLEEMENYADLILVNIFRAQRDQEREVVRSAESCAKTLAAVLSLNKLIRILKHAIGDNYPENYTAIKTLTRLVEQRPHEDTVTILPEMMPALLRATDHAESIVRKAAVFCIVEIYKRAPDELKPYLESLNSSKMKLINVYIQRAGPT; translated from the exons ATGTCCAActtggatttatttttacctttactGGGGACAACAGAtgttaggaaaaaaattttgattgggGATGACATAATTGCCTACCTTTCTTCGCCTGATAACCCTCCAAAATGTGAAGATATTGGTTTGTTTATTGATGGCCTTGTTTCTTggatcaacaacagcaatttCAAG GTGTGTCAAAATGGGTTAGAAATTTTAAGTCTTTTAGTGAATAGACTAAAAGAGGATTTTCGCCCGTACATCCAGACTATCCTTCATGCCGTGATTGATCGATTAG GAGATGCAAAAGACTCGGTTCGTGAAAAGGccgaagattttattttaaaattaatggaaTGGAGCATTCAACCACAAATATTGTGGGAACGGTTGCTTTCAGCCTTTGTCCACAGAAATAATAAAGTTCGAGAGGAAATTCACAAAATTCTGATCGTAACGTTAAATTC GTATGGAAGTAGCTCATTGTCACTGAACAAACTTGTGCCATCCATAGTGAAATGTCTTAGCGACCCTACGCCTGCTGTAAGGGATACTGCATTTCAAACTCTGGTTGAAATTTATCGCCATGTTGGTGAAAAGGTTCGCGCTGATTTAGAAAAGCGAGGAAATGTCCCACCTGCCAA gTTACATGTCCTATTCGCAAGATTCGATGAAGTTCGGGACGCTGGAGATCTGTTACCTACCGCTGTCCTCTCGGTTGACT GTATGGCTAAGACCACGGAAGATGAACCTGACCGCTCCTTG TTATTGACGGGATCAAAAAGAGCTACAAGTGCCCCTGCCGTACGGAAATTGGTGGTACCATCTAGTATCACCAAAACTGTAACCTCATCCATTGCCAATACAg CTCCCATGACAGGAGGAGGAATGGATGAGGAGACTTTCATAAGAGCATTTGAAGACGTTCCAAAAATTCAGATATACTCTgccaaagaaatggaagaacaTCTGATAAACATGAGATCGATTATCCAAGATCCCAACAATGATTGGGCCAAACGAGCCGAAACT TTAAAAAAGATTCGATCTCTGTTGATTGCGGGAGCCGCCAACTACGATGAATTATGGCAGCATATCCGCCTCTTGGAAACGGCGTTTCAAACAAGCGTGAAAGATCTAAG GTCTCAAGTTGTGCGAGAAGCGTGTGTGTCAATTGCATTCATGTCACAACAATTGCAAAACAGATTAGATCACTTCGCTGAAGCTTTGTTGAATCCGTTAATCATACTGATTCCAAACAGTGCAAAG ATCATGGCTACAGCGGGCACCGTCTGCATACGCTTCATCATCGCACATACTCACAGTGCTCGGCTTATCCCCATTCTCACCAATCACATGACTTCGAAATCCAAGGATATTCGCCGTGCCATGTGCGAATTTCTAGATCAGCTGCTTCACACGTGGCCCACGCACATTCTTGAAAAACACGTCGCTCTCATTCAGAGTGCTGTGAGCAACGGCATCAAAGATGCAGACCCGGATGCCCGCGCGTTTTCTAGAAA ggCCTATGGTGGATTCGCTTCCCATTTTCCTGCTCAGGCCGATGCGTTGCTTCATTCTTTGGATCTCTCTTACCAGAAACTGCTCTACGGAGAGTCAAGTCTTTCCAATTCCAGTTCGAGCCATTCATTACAATCCGCCGGGGTGTCTCGACCTTCGTCAAATGCAAATTCGGGGCCAGCGTCTCTTCCAGTTCATCCGCGTTTAAAAGTCGGCTCATCAGAGAATTTAACCAGGCTTCCTGGAATTCCTCCGAGAAAGATAGCGATGCCTTCTTATGGTGCACGGCCAGGAGGTGGGATAAATGGAGCAGTGACCAGTGGTATTCGTTCGAATTCTGCCATCGATTTACAAGCCGCCAATCGGGCTGTCCGGAATATTAGAGGAGGCTATGTTGCGCCATTGC cTCCCACTAAAAAAGATAGTAATTCTTCGGATCCCCGTGCTGTCACCTCTCCTGATCACCGGAGTTCTAGGACCCGTTCAAGGACTTCGGGATCTTCGCAGTCTCAAC CTGGCAGCCGATCAGGATCGCCTTCGTCTAGATATTCATACAAAACGTACGATCCTTCTGGAACTCCTGTGCGACATGTAGACAGTTCAACATTAGGTCGTCCCAGGCGATTATCCAGTAGTGGAATGGTCGCCAACGCAACTCCACCTCGTGGACCTCGGAGCAGCAACACGAGCCGTGAACCAAGTCCTAATCGTGGTGGAAATCACTCAGTGCTCTCCAAACCTGCCAG AGTTCGTTCACAATCTGGATGTAGCGAAAAAGGTACCCCTAGTCGTCCGGTGCTAGCCCAGAAAATCCTCCAGCAAAGCCGCGAAGCCGAATCTGCTCTCTCTGATGCTctg ACTCGCCCGCGTGTTGGAGGATATGACGATCACTCCGACGAAAGCGAAACGTCGAGTGTGTGCTCAGAACGTTCCATGGATTCAGTAAACCGTCGCTCCGAT CGCCATTTTCGGGAAAATTGGCTTGAATCACCCCACAAGGATATTTACGATATTATCACTGCATGTTCCAGTACTCATTGGTCCGAGAGGAAAGAGGGTTTAATGGGACTGCAAGCCTTCTTGCGCTCTGGAAACTTGATTCCAACGCATGAATTGCGCAAGTTAATTGAAATCCTAGGGAAAATGTTCACTGACGCCCATACTAAA GTTTTCAGCTTGTTTTTAGATGCGTTAACGATTTTGATTGAGATTCACAAGGATGATATGCAcgaaaatttgtattttttaatgagtCGTCTGCTCAACAAATTGGGTGCTGATCTTTTGGGATCTGTTCAGGCTAAAACCTTGAAAACATTGGATTTAGTCCG ATACTGTTTCCCGTATTCCTTACAAATGGCATTACTCTTGCGATTCATGATGGATAACACGCAAACACCAAATTCTCGCGTAAAGGTGGCTTTACTTAATTATCTAACTGCATTAGTTCGCGACATGCAGCCGTCAGACTTAACTGCTGTTACGTCTCAAATGGGATCCCCAG GTTTAATGATGGGTATGGCGGGAGTTGGAGCTTCGGTGTCTCCACAACTCGTTGAAGCTTCAATTGCTAAAGTAGTGGCATGGACCAGCGACGTCAGATCTGCCGAAGTTCGAAAGGCTTCACAGGATGCGATTTACGCTCTATTTAGTTTGCATCCAGCTGAGGTGACACGTATACTTAACACACTCCCAAAAGTGTGTCAG GATAGTGCAGGACAAATCATTCAATCTCAATTAAACCGAACCATGGATAACGTAAGCTTGAATAGAGCATCGGATTCTCCTACATCCGTTGTTGCAGGTTCCTCGCCACTGAGATCACCCGTCACACCTCAATCACAATTTCAAATGCCGATTCTGTCGTCTCAGCAACCGTCGACGCCAACCTATTTTTCGAAAATCTCTTCATCTAGGTCGCTggaaaatgacgaaaatgaGCATTACAATCCAGAAGAAGTTTACAA ATCGATCAGAAAAACCACTGCGGAAATCCAAAATTACAGTTTTGAGAAATCCTCTTTGGAGCGGGACTCAACATCACAAGATTCTGGCATATCGCAGCTGTCACACCTGTCGTtcgaaaagaataaaggagAAATCAAATCCTTACCATTGGAAGAGAAGCGTCAGAAAACTCTACCAAATTCTGTTGGAACTGACGTTTTCATGTCACCCATGGAGCAGGCCGATAGAGCAACGATGCAGCGAATTCTTGCGTTATTCGGAAAAGAAGATTCGGAATCGCGCAAGGACGCCATGCGGATGCTGACGCAGTTGATGCACCAGGGCGCTGGCAATTTGATTGAAGACAACTTCCGCCCCGTCTTCAAGCACTTGGTGTCGTGTCGTGAAGATCCCGACTCTTTTGTTCGCCGTCAAGTATTCAATCTTTGGGCAACCATGTTGTCAACTCCTAGACTGctggaagaaatggaaaactaCGCTGACTTAATTcttgtcaatatttttcggGCACAACGTGATCAAGAAAGAGAG GTTGTTCGTTCGGCAGAAAGTTGCGCCAAAACCTTAGCTGCCGTTCTGTCGCTGAACAAGCTTATTCGCATTTTAAAACATGCCATTGGTGATAATTACCCTGAAAACTATACTGCGATCAAAACCCTGACGCGGTTGGTTGAACAACGTCCTCATGAAGATACCGTAACTATTTTACCCGAAATGATGCCTGCCCTTCTGCGTGCCACTGACCATGCCGAGAGTATTGTGCGAAAAGCAGCTGTTTTCTGCATCGTAGAAATTTACAAACGAGCACCGGACGAATTGAAACCATACCTAGAATCACTGAATAgcagcaaaatgaaattgatcaaCGTTTACATTCAGAGAGCTGGCCCTACGTAG
- the LOC124193217 gene encoding CLIP-associating protein 2-like isoform X2: MFDPETETQLPTPSDVDVDWNGLSRLKFGTRFPSSQNDCTDTDRTLAKQSSKSTEIANTVDVEYEQAPSSGISSAKDLVFTRKQSLNSGDDERFPTYVIANEKPAAMRKPSLLKSPVATSDLNQTANRAFHFTPQTRCTPGFQRSSSTVTGVDWGDDNEWIILFDNLLNSTCAPYRKQPNRDIYGMAKTTEDEPDRSLLLTGSKRATSAPAVRKLVVPSSITKTVTSSIANTAPMTGGGMDEETFIRAFEDVPKIQIYSAKEMEEHLINMRSIIQDPNNDWAKRAETLKKIRSLLIAGAANYDELWQHIRLLETAFQTSVKDLRSQVVREACVSIAFMSQQLQNRLDHFAEALLNPLIILIPNSAKIMATAGTVCIRFIIAHTHSARLIPILTNHMTSKSKDIRRAMCEFLDQLLHTWPTHILEKHVALIQSAVSNGIKDADPDARAFSRKAYGGFASHFPAQADALLHSLDLSYQKLLYGESSLSNSSSSHSLQSAGVSRPSSNANSGPASLPVHPRLKVGSSENLTRLPGIPPRKIAMPSYGARPGGGINGAVTSGIRSNSAIDLQAANRAVRNIRGGYVAPLPPTKKDSNSSDPRAVTSPDHRSSRTRSRTSGSSQSQPGSRSGSPSSRYSYKTYDPSGTPVRHVDSSTLGRPRRLSSSGMVANATPPRGPRSSNTSREPSPNRGGNHSVLSKPARVRSQSGCSEKGTPSRPVLAQKILQQSREAESALSDALTRPRVGGYDDHSDESETSSVCSERSMDSVNRRSDRHFRENWLESPHKDIYDIITACSSTHWSERKEGLMGLQAFLRSGNLIPTHELRKLIEILGKMFTDAHTKVFSLFLDALTILIEIHKDDMHENLYFLMSRLLNKLGADLLGSVQAKTLKTLDLVRYCFPYSLQMALLLRFMMDNTQTPNSRVKVALLNYLTALVRDMQPSDLTAVTSQMGSPGLMMGMAGVGASVSPQLVEASIAKVVAWTSDVRSAEVRKASQDAIYALFSLHPAEVTRILNTLPKVCQDSAGQIIQSQLNRTMDNVSLNRASDSPTSVVAGSSPLRSPVTPQSQFQMPILSSQQPSTPTYFSKISSSRSLENDENEHYNPEEVYKSIRKTTAEIQNYSFEKSSLERDSTSQDSGISQLSHLSFEKNKGEIKSLPLEEKRQKTLPNSVGTDVFMSPMEQADRATMQRILALFGKEDSESRKDAMRMLTQLMHQGAGNLIEDNFRPVFKHLVSCREDPDSFVRRQVFNLWATMLSTPRLLEEMENYADLILVNIFRAQRDQEREVVRSAESCAKTLAAVLSLNKLIRILKHAIGDNYPENYTAIKTLTRLVEQRPHEDTVTILPEMMPALLRATDHAESIVRKAAVFCIVEIYKRAPDELKPYLESLNSSKMKLINVYIQRAGPT; the protein is encoded by the exons ATGTTTGACCCCGAAACCGAAACTCAGTTACCGACCCCAAGTGACGTTGATGTCGATTGGAATGGGTTATCTCGTTTAAAATTTGGCACGAGATTCCCCTCATCTCAAAATGACTGTACCGATACTGATCGGACCCTAGCAAAGCAATCTTCAAAATCCACGGAAATAGCCAATACTGTTGATGTGGAGTATGAGCAAGCTCCTTCCAGCGGTATTAGTAGTGCCAAAGATCTTGTGTTTACCCGAAAGCAAAGTCTGAATAGTGGGGACGATGAACGTTTTCCGACCTACGTGATAGCGAACGAAAAGCCAGCAGCGATGAGAAAACCATCTTTACTGAAATCGCCCGTAGCCACATCTGATTTGAATCAGACTGCAAATCGCGCTTTCCATTTTACCCCACAGACTAGATGTACTCCTGGTTTTCAAAGAAGTTCGTCAACGGTCACAGGAGTTGATTGGGGTGACGATAATGAGTGGATTATACTATTTGACAATTTGCTCAATTCCACATGTGCACCATACAGGAAACAGCCCAATAGGGACATTTATG GTATGGCTAAGACCACGGAAGATGAACCTGACCGCTCCTTG TTATTGACGGGATCAAAAAGAGCTACAAGTGCCCCTGCCGTACGGAAATTGGTGGTACCATCTAGTATCACCAAAACTGTAACCTCATCCATTGCCAATACAg CTCCCATGACAGGAGGAGGAATGGATGAGGAGACTTTCATAAGAGCATTTGAAGACGTTCCAAAAATTCAGATATACTCTgccaaagaaatggaagaacaTCTGATAAACATGAGATCGATTATCCAAGATCCCAACAATGATTGGGCCAAACGAGCCGAAACT TTAAAAAAGATTCGATCTCTGTTGATTGCGGGAGCCGCCAACTACGATGAATTATGGCAGCATATCCGCCTCTTGGAAACGGCGTTTCAAACAAGCGTGAAAGATCTAAG GTCTCAAGTTGTGCGAGAAGCGTGTGTGTCAATTGCATTCATGTCACAACAATTGCAAAACAGATTAGATCACTTCGCTGAAGCTTTGTTGAATCCGTTAATCATACTGATTCCAAACAGTGCAAAG ATCATGGCTACAGCGGGCACCGTCTGCATACGCTTCATCATCGCACATACTCACAGTGCTCGGCTTATCCCCATTCTCACCAATCACATGACTTCGAAATCCAAGGATATTCGCCGTGCCATGTGCGAATTTCTAGATCAGCTGCTTCACACGTGGCCCACGCACATTCTTGAAAAACACGTCGCTCTCATTCAGAGTGCTGTGAGCAACGGCATCAAAGATGCAGACCCGGATGCCCGCGCGTTTTCTAGAAA ggCCTATGGTGGATTCGCTTCCCATTTTCCTGCTCAGGCCGATGCGTTGCTTCATTCTTTGGATCTCTCTTACCAGAAACTGCTCTACGGAGAGTCAAGTCTTTCCAATTCCAGTTCGAGCCATTCATTACAATCCGCCGGGGTGTCTCGACCTTCGTCAAATGCAAATTCGGGGCCAGCGTCTCTTCCAGTTCATCCGCGTTTAAAAGTCGGCTCATCAGAGAATTTAACCAGGCTTCCTGGAATTCCTCCGAGAAAGATAGCGATGCCTTCTTATGGTGCACGGCCAGGAGGTGGGATAAATGGAGCAGTGACCAGTGGTATTCGTTCGAATTCTGCCATCGATTTACAAGCCGCCAATCGGGCTGTCCGGAATATTAGAGGAGGCTATGTTGCGCCATTGC cTCCCACTAAAAAAGATAGTAATTCTTCGGATCCCCGTGCTGTCACCTCTCCTGATCACCGGAGTTCTAGGACCCGTTCAAGGACTTCGGGATCTTCGCAGTCTCAAC CTGGCAGCCGATCAGGATCGCCTTCGTCTAGATATTCATACAAAACGTACGATCCTTCTGGAACTCCTGTGCGACATGTAGACAGTTCAACATTAGGTCGTCCCAGGCGATTATCCAGTAGTGGAATGGTCGCCAACGCAACTCCACCTCGTGGACCTCGGAGCAGCAACACGAGCCGTGAACCAAGTCCTAATCGTGGTGGAAATCACTCAGTGCTCTCCAAACCTGCCAG AGTTCGTTCACAATCTGGATGTAGCGAAAAAGGTACCCCTAGTCGTCCGGTGCTAGCCCAGAAAATCCTCCAGCAAAGCCGCGAAGCCGAATCTGCTCTCTCTGATGCTctg ACTCGCCCGCGTGTTGGAGGATATGACGATCACTCCGACGAAAGCGAAACGTCGAGTGTGTGCTCAGAACGTTCCATGGATTCAGTAAACCGTCGCTCCGAT CGCCATTTTCGGGAAAATTGGCTTGAATCACCCCACAAGGATATTTACGATATTATCACTGCATGTTCCAGTACTCATTGGTCCGAGAGGAAAGAGGGTTTAATGGGACTGCAAGCCTTCTTGCGCTCTGGAAACTTGATTCCAACGCATGAATTGCGCAAGTTAATTGAAATCCTAGGGAAAATGTTCACTGACGCCCATACTAAA GTTTTCAGCTTGTTTTTAGATGCGTTAACGATTTTGATTGAGATTCACAAGGATGATATGCAcgaaaatttgtattttttaatgagtCGTCTGCTCAACAAATTGGGTGCTGATCTTTTGGGATCTGTTCAGGCTAAAACCTTGAAAACATTGGATTTAGTCCG ATACTGTTTCCCGTATTCCTTACAAATGGCATTACTCTTGCGATTCATGATGGATAACACGCAAACACCAAATTCTCGCGTAAAGGTGGCTTTACTTAATTATCTAACTGCATTAGTTCGCGACATGCAGCCGTCAGACTTAACTGCTGTTACGTCTCAAATGGGATCCCCAG GTTTAATGATGGGTATGGCGGGAGTTGGAGCTTCGGTGTCTCCACAACTCGTTGAAGCTTCAATTGCTAAAGTAGTGGCATGGACCAGCGACGTCAGATCTGCCGAAGTTCGAAAGGCTTCACAGGATGCGATTTACGCTCTATTTAGTTTGCATCCAGCTGAGGTGACACGTATACTTAACACACTCCCAAAAGTGTGTCAG GATAGTGCAGGACAAATCATTCAATCTCAATTAAACCGAACCATGGATAACGTAAGCTTGAATAGAGCATCGGATTCTCCTACATCCGTTGTTGCAGGTTCCTCGCCACTGAGATCACCCGTCACACCTCAATCACAATTTCAAATGCCGATTCTGTCGTCTCAGCAACCGTCGACGCCAACCTATTTTTCGAAAATCTCTTCATCTAGGTCGCTggaaaatgacgaaaatgaGCATTACAATCCAGAAGAAGTTTACAA ATCGATCAGAAAAACCACTGCGGAAATCCAAAATTACAGTTTTGAGAAATCCTCTTTGGAGCGGGACTCAACATCACAAGATTCTGGCATATCGCAGCTGTCACACCTGTCGTtcgaaaagaataaaggagAAATCAAATCCTTACCATTGGAAGAGAAGCGTCAGAAAACTCTACCAAATTCTGTTGGAACTGACGTTTTCATGTCACCCATGGAGCAGGCCGATAGAGCAACGATGCAGCGAATTCTTGCGTTATTCGGAAAAGAAGATTCGGAATCGCGCAAGGACGCCATGCGGATGCTGACGCAGTTGATGCACCAGGGCGCTGGCAATTTGATTGAAGACAACTTCCGCCCCGTCTTCAAGCACTTGGTGTCGTGTCGTGAAGATCCCGACTCTTTTGTTCGCCGTCAAGTATTCAATCTTTGGGCAACCATGTTGTCAACTCCTAGACTGctggaagaaatggaaaactaCGCTGACTTAATTcttgtcaatatttttcggGCACAACGTGATCAAGAAAGAGAG GTTGTTCGTTCGGCAGAAAGTTGCGCCAAAACCTTAGCTGCCGTTCTGTCGCTGAACAAGCTTATTCGCATTTTAAAACATGCCATTGGTGATAATTACCCTGAAAACTATACTGCGATCAAAACCCTGACGCGGTTGGTTGAACAACGTCCTCATGAAGATACCGTAACTATTTTACCCGAAATGATGCCTGCCCTTCTGCGTGCCACTGACCATGCCGAGAGTATTGTGCGAAAAGCAGCTGTTTTCTGCATCGTAGAAATTTACAAACGAGCACCGGACGAATTGAAACCATACCTAGAATCACTGAATAgcagcaaaatgaaattgatcaaCGTTTACATTCAGAGAGCTGGCCCTACGTAG